The following coding sequences lie in one Fibrobacterota bacterium genomic window:
- a CDS encoding SRPBCC family protein gives MGTNTIRLHRVFTAKPERVYKAFVDADAKVKWLPPNGFTAKMHHHEAKVGGTYKMSFTNFTTGNSHSFGGKFAELSPERIRYTDKFDDPNLPGEMQVTVNLKKVSVGTEITITQEGVPDAIPPEACYLGWQESLSQLKALVEPEIPD, from the coding sequence ATGGGTACCAATACCATCCGTCTGCATCGCGTCTTTACCGCCAAGCCCGAACGGGTCTATAAGGCCTTCGTGGACGCCGACGCCAAGGTCAAATGGCTGCCGCCCAACGGCTTCACCGCCAAGATGCACCACCACGAGGCCAAGGTCGGGGGCACTTACAAGATGTCCTTCACGAATTTCACCACCGGAAATAGTCATTCCTTCGGAGGAAAATTCGCGGAATTGTCGCCCGAGCGGATCCGCTACACGGACAAGTTCGACGATCCCAACCTGCCGGGGGAAATGCAGGTTACCGTCAACCTGAAGAAGGTGTCCGTGGGGACGGAAATAACCATTACGCAAGAAGGCGTGCCGGACGCGATTCCGCCCGAGGCCTGCTACCTGGGCTGGCAGGAGTCGCTCAGCCAACTCAAGGCGCTGGTCGAACCCGAAATCCCTGACTAA
- a CDS encoding RNA polymerase sigma factor has protein sequence MGEAESGSALAKVDEVYRLESRRILATLIRLLGDFDLAEEAVHEAFRAAVEQWPKEGVPGNPRAWLVSAGRFKAIDGIRRRARFDERAEELAKHFEGEAELQGENGEASGVQGGGGPQVDDTREVGGPSDAGGPRDAGLEDDRLRLIFTCCHPALAPDAQTALTLREVCGLTTEAIARAFLTEATTVAQRIVRAKAKIREARIPYEVPAPEQRPERLDAVLRVLYLVFNEGYSASSGDAVARPDLSGEAIRLGRLLVELLPEPEAKGLLGLMLLHESRRAARISHAGGLILMENQDRALWDQDLIREGSDLAEAALLSRRFGPYTLQASIAAVHAEAATPQATDWAQIAGLYDVLLRADPSPIVELNRAVAVAMRDGPEAGLRIIDGLLANDSPSREALSEYHLTHSARADLLRRLGRKEEAAAAYRRALTLAGQGPDRRFLEQRLSELEPSP, from the coding sequence ATGGGTGAGGCGGAAAGCGGATCGGCCCTGGCCAAGGTGGACGAAGTCTACCGCTTGGAATCGCGCCGTATCCTGGCCACCTTGATCCGGCTTTTGGGGGATTTCGATCTCGCCGAAGAGGCGGTGCATGAGGCCTTCCGGGCGGCCGTAGAGCAATGGCCCAAGGAGGGCGTGCCCGGCAATCCCCGGGCCTGGCTGGTTTCCGCGGGACGCTTCAAGGCCATTGATGGCATTAGGCGGCGCGCCCGGTTCGACGAACGCGCGGAAGAATTGGCGAAGCATTTCGAAGGGGAAGCGGAGTTGCAGGGGGAAAACGGCGAAGCGTCGGGCGTGCAGGGAGGCGGGGGTCCGCAGGTGGACGATACGCGGGAAGTGGGCGGCCCATCGGACGCGGGCGGCCCGCGAGACGCGGGCTTGGAAGACGATCGCCTCCGTCTCATTTTCACCTGCTGCCATCCAGCCTTGGCTCCGGATGCCCAGACCGCCTTGACCTTGCGCGAAGTCTGCGGCCTTACGACCGAGGCCATCGCCCGGGCCTTCCTCACGGAGGCCACCACCGTGGCCCAGCGTATCGTCCGGGCCAAAGCCAAGATCCGCGAGGCCCGCATCCCCTACGAGGTGCCGGCCCCGGAGCAGCGCCCCGAGCGTCTGGACGCGGTCTTGCGCGTTCTCTACCTGGTCTTCAACGAAGGATATTCCGCGTCCTCCGGGGACGCAGTGGCCCGGCCCGATCTCTCCGGCGAGGCCATCCGCTTGGGGCGATTGCTGGTGGAATTGCTTCCCGAACCGGAGGCCAAAGGGTTGTTGGGATTGATGCTCTTGCACGAAAGCCGTCGGGCCGCCCGCATCTCCCACGCCGGCGGATTGATCCTGATGGAGAACCAGGACCGCGCCCTATGGGATCAGGATCTCATCCGCGAAGGATCGGACTTGGCGGAAGCGGCCCTTTTGTCCCGGCGCTTCGGGCCCTATACCTTGCAGGCTTCCATCGCCGCCGTGCATGCCGAGGCCGCCACGCCCCAGGCCACCGACTGGGCGCAAATCGCCGGGCTCTACGACGTGCTTCTGCGCGCCGATCCATCTCCCATTGTCGAACTGAACCGGGCGGTGGCGGTGGCCATGCGGGACGGTCCGGAGGCGGGCCTCCGCATCATCGACGGGCTGTTGGCGAACGATTCGCCCTCGCGCGAAGCCCTGAGCGAATACCATCTGACCCATTCGGCCCGGGCGGATCTGCTGCGGCGACTGGGACGTAAAGAAGAGGCCGCCGCGGCCTATCGACGCGCGTTGACGCTGGCCGGTCAAGGTCCCGATCGGCGCTTCCTGGAACAACGTCTTTCCGAACTCGAACCATCACCCTGA
- a CDS encoding YciI family protein yields the protein MKYLCLAYGDERKYAAMSKAELEEMGVKCKSHDEDLRQGGHLALIASLAPTRSSTTLRPLNGKTVLHDGPYIEAKEQLGGFFILEARDLNEAIQAASKHPAARVGEKMGCALEIRPIDFYEVTEAVRA from the coding sequence ATGAAGTACCTGTGCCTGGCCTACGGCGATGAGAGGAAATACGCGGCCATGTCCAAGGCCGAGCTCGAGGAGATGGGCGTGAAGTGCAAGTCCCATGACGAGGACCTGCGGCAAGGGGGGCATTTGGCCCTCATCGCCTCCCTGGCGCCGACCCGGTCCAGCACCACTTTGCGGCCCCTCAACGGCAAAACCGTCCTCCACGACGGGCCCTATATAGAGGCCAAGGAACAGTTGGGCGGTTTCTTCATCCTGGAAGCGAGGGACTTGAATGAAGCCATTCAGGCGGCCTCCAAGCATCCGGCGGCCAGGGTGGGGGAGAAGATGGGGTGCGCTCTGGAGATAAGGCCCATCGATTTTTACGAAGTAACCGAGGCCGTGCGGGCCTGA